One Thalassotalea hakodatensis DNA segment encodes these proteins:
- a CDS encoding sensor histidine kinase, translating to MPVHRDIKSIRRAILISIVGFVSLFVLLACAYMAKTFLNESEHQLEKNTIQWANYVVQLASDDLRSGDKFALEDKLQLFSANEAIQKIDVYALEHTTDNFNYFAGYDYLKSAKTIGEKITTQEKNRYLTPVKEGDVVKFVTPVALQDQKLGYVYIELDTQQGLSFDTHIIIIFVLLILLLFCCVFFVSYRLEYYIVTPLRTLSTDILKITQSKDYSLRISSLPYREAEILAMNINNFLNRTERHITQLGLAEKQSLELNIELEDKVTKRTDALKESNQELLSTLEKLHQFQDQLVESEKMASLGDMVAGVAHEVNTPIGLGVTASTLLSDRLTDIKASFEDKSLKSSQLKKFLTEGEENVGIIYRNLKRAAELISSFKKVAVDQSSEEFRQFNFNDLLNEMMLTLAPQIKNSPYNITFHCPEELTVVSKPGPINQVLINLILNSITHGFDGQENGNITLSIAQHSETLHMVYQDDGQGIASEIKDKVFEPFTTTKRGEGGSGLGLHLVYNLVTQALGGSIKLESNPEQGTKFEIQFPISEQLL from the coding sequence ATGCCAGTTCATAGAGACATAAAATCAATACGTCGCGCAATTCTGATCAGCATTGTGGGGTTTGTGTCGCTATTTGTTTTACTCGCTTGCGCCTACATGGCAAAAACTTTCTTAAATGAATCTGAACATCAATTAGAAAAAAATACTATCCAATGGGCTAACTATGTTGTTCAGCTGGCATCAGATGATTTACGCAGTGGTGACAAATTTGCCTTAGAAGATAAATTACAACTTTTTTCTGCCAATGAAGCGATACAAAAAATTGATGTTTACGCATTAGAACATACCACAGACAATTTCAATTATTTCGCAGGTTACGATTACTTAAAAAGTGCTAAAACTATTGGCGAAAAAATTACGACACAAGAAAAGAACCGTTATCTAACTCCCGTCAAAGAAGGTGATGTAGTTAAGTTTGTTACCCCTGTTGCTCTACAAGATCAAAAGCTAGGCTATGTGTATATTGAACTAGATACCCAACAAGGTTTGTCGTTCGATACCCATATTATTATTATTTTTGTTTTGCTGATTCTACTACTTTTTTGTTGTGTCTTTTTTGTCAGTTATCGACTGGAATATTACATAGTGACGCCATTAAGAACGTTAAGTACCGATATTTTAAAAATCACACAATCAAAAGATTATAGTTTACGAATTTCAAGCTTACCTTATAGAGAAGCAGAAATTTTAGCCATGAATATCAATAACTTCTTAAACCGCACTGAACGGCATATCACACAATTAGGTTTAGCAGAAAAGCAAAGTCTAGAATTAAATATTGAATTAGAGGACAAGGTCACCAAGCGAACTGACGCATTAAAAGAATCGAACCAAGAGTTATTATCTACCTTAGAAAAATTACACCAGTTCCAAGACCAACTGGTAGAAAGTGAAAAAATGGCATCTTTAGGTGATATGGTCGCGGGAGTTGCTCATGAGGTAAATACACCTATAGGCTTAGGTGTTACAGCTTCTACGTTGCTTTCCGATAGGCTGACAGATATTAAAGCATCCTTTGAAGATAAATCCTTAAAATCAAGTCAACTTAAGAAGTTTCTTACCGAAGGCGAAGAAAACGTAGGAATTATATATCGCAATTTAAAACGCGCTGCTGAGCTTATTTCTAGTTTTAAAAAGGTGGCTGTTGATCAGTCAAGTGAAGAATTTAGACAATTTAACTTCAATGATTTGCTTAATGAAATGATGCTAACCTTAGCACCACAAATTAAAAACTCACCATACAATATTACTTTCCACTGTCCTGAAGAACTCACTGTTGTGAGTAAACCAGGCCCCATTAACCAAGTGCTAATAAATTTAATTCTAAATTCAATTACTCATGGTTTTGATGGTCAAGAAAATGGTAATATTACCTTGTCAATTGCTCAACATAGCGAAACGCTTCATATGGTGTATCAAGATGATGGGCAAGGTATTGCCAGTGAGATTAAAGATAAGGTTTTTGAACCTTTCACCACAACAAAACGCGGTGAGGGAGGTAGCGGCTTAGGGCTACATCTCGTATATAACTTGGTAACACAAGCACTCGGGGGGAGTATTAAGCTAGAAAGCAACCCCGAACAAGGTACAAAGTTTGAAATTCAGTTCCCTATCAGTGAACAGCTACTTTAA
- a CDS encoding methyltransferase, translated as MFLTNLSQVLARHDDLLIASSPLLVNMPQDNFANHLQQISSADEITFYDTQYDAYLFRDNTVKSNAIFHSQYQSKTLHDLVIMTFPKSKKELTFTLAMLSANLSENARILIVGENKSGIKSISKLTQGYHNTLDKIDSARHCVLYELTLNKLPTFNLEDWFQYYDLTINGEQCVIAALPGVFSQGGLDKGTSVLFEYLSNNLSGHVLDFGTGAGVIATYLAKTNQHITIELADVSALALASAEKTLKINKLSGNLIATNSLSSIKAQYDHVVTNPPFHQGIKTHYAATESFLAGIHKYIKPNGTLTVVANSFLKYQPIMASYFKKVSTAATKHGFTVYSARK; from the coding sequence ATGTTTTTAACCAACCTTAGCCAAGTGTTAGCCCGTCATGATGATTTACTCATCGCTTCGTCACCTTTATTAGTGAACATGCCACAAGATAACTTTGCTAATCATTTGCAGCAAATTTCATCTGCTGATGAGATAACATTTTACGATACGCAATATGATGCTTACCTATTTAGAGACAATACCGTAAAAAGTAACGCCATTTTTCATAGTCAATATCAAAGTAAAACGTTACATGACTTAGTGATAATGACCTTTCCTAAGAGTAAAAAAGAACTCACGTTTACGTTGGCAATGCTCAGTGCAAACTTGTCAGAAAATGCAAGAATATTAATAGTTGGAGAAAATAAAAGCGGTATAAAATCAATAAGCAAGTTGACTCAAGGTTATCACAACACCCTTGATAAAATTGATTCTGCTCGGCACTGTGTTTTGTATGAATTAACCTTAAATAAATTGCCCACTTTTAACCTTGAAGATTGGTTTCAATATTACGATTTAACCATTAATGGTGAACAATGCGTAATAGCGGCTTTACCCGGTGTTTTCAGTCAAGGCGGTCTTGATAAAGGCACAAGCGTTTTATTTGAATACCTGTCAAATAACCTATCAGGCCATGTGCTTGACTTCGGTACAGGTGCAGGTGTTATTGCAACGTATTTAGCGAAAACAAATCAACATATCACTATTGAACTTGCTGATGTGAGCGCATTAGCCTTAGCATCGGCTGAAAAAACACTTAAAATAAACAAGCTATCTGGTAACTTGATTGCAACGAATAGTTTATCGTCAATAAAAGCACAATACGATCATGTTGTCACAAATCCGCCATTCCACCAAGGAATCAAAACACACTACGCCGCAACAGAAAGCTTTCTAGCGGGTATCCATAAATACATAAAACCTAACGGCACATTAACCGTTGTAGCCAATAGTTTTTTGAAATATCAGCCAATTATGGCGTCATATTTTAAAAAGGTATCCACAGCAGCTACCAAACATGGCTTTACTGTGTATTCAGCTAGAAAATAA
- a CDS encoding DsbA family protein: protein MQNAKYFLLPSLFNKKPCIEVYVALKDPHSYMLIQALIHIEQRYEVDITLYLVYESLPGINVYPKLMRQWVLTDANVIAHRYGLKAITVAPNDSQLLTGQQYWQLSVKNVVDAEKLFTTTWQGSFEYYCQTSTPVINFQIKNQRRLVNKGHYLAATCFFAGEWFLGVDRLKYLEQRLLSLGLIKKDSEPYFQHEFNDEHFTDLTVPIIKDRTVDVYLSLNCPYSYIGFVKAVRLATKHQLTLSIKPIIPIEKRGFKIPVNKQKYMYIDAYREAKAADIAFSNTITWFDQHVVCCYQIFSYAAAQGKAIDYVSAVFNALFVESINLNDKHAMKRMCQQLQIDHAEALAYQQQHDWQVWAEQHVKELAELGLWGTPCFRYQSTSCWGQDRFFLIEQAISQPPEVNSEYSEEGYPVKVNVKRL, encoded by the coding sequence ATGCAAAATGCGAAATATTTTTTATTGCCATCATTGTTTAATAAAAAGCCTTGTATTGAAGTATATGTCGCGCTAAAAGATCCTCATAGCTATATGCTTATACAAGCGCTTATTCATATTGAACAACGTTATGAGGTAGACATAACATTATACCTTGTTTATGAATCTTTACCGGGGATAAACGTGTATCCCAAGCTTATGCGTCAGTGGGTGCTAACTGACGCTAATGTTATTGCACATCGCTATGGTTTAAAGGCAATTACCGTTGCGCCCAATGACTCTCAATTATTAACAGGTCAGCAGTATTGGCAGCTATCAGTGAAAAATGTTGTCGATGCTGAAAAGCTTTTTACCACTACTTGGCAAGGCTCATTTGAATATTACTGTCAAACATCAACTCCGGTGATTAATTTTCAAATTAAAAATCAGCGTAGACTTGTTAATAAGGGACATTATTTAGCGGCCACCTGTTTTTTTGCTGGAGAATGGTTTTTAGGCGTGGATAGGTTAAAATATTTAGAGCAGCGATTACTGAGCCTAGGGTTGATAAAAAAAGACAGCGAACCGTATTTTCAGCATGAATTTAACGATGAACACTTCACTGATCTGACTGTACCAATAATTAAAGATAGAACTGTTGACGTTTATTTATCATTAAATTGCCCTTATTCGTATATCGGGTTTGTTAAAGCGGTTCGTTTGGCAACAAAGCATCAATTAACATTATCGATTAAACCAATTATACCGATTGAAAAACGTGGCTTCAAAATTCCTGTTAATAAACAAAAATATATGTATATCGATGCTTATCGTGAAGCGAAAGCAGCCGATATAGCATTTTCAAATACTATTACTTGGTTTGATCAACACGTAGTGTGTTGTTACCAAATTTTTTCTTATGCAGCAGCGCAGGGGAAAGCCATTGATTATGTTAGCGCGGTTTTTAACGCTTTATTTGTTGAGTCTATTAACCTGAATGATAAGCATGCAATGAAGAGAATGTGTCAGCAATTACAGATTGATCATGCTGAAGCGCTAGCCTACCAACAACAACATGATTGGCAAGTGTGGGCTGAACAACATGTCAAAGAATTAGCTGAATTAGGTTTATGGGGAACTCCTTGTTTTAGATATCAAAGCACAAGTTGCTGGGGACAAGATAGATTCTTTTTAATCGAACAAGCTATTTCGCAACCCCCGGAAGTGAACAGTGAATATAGTGAAGAAGGTTATCCGGTTAAGGTTAATGTAAAAAGGCTTTAG
- a CDS encoding 2,3,4,5-tetrahydropyridine-2,6-dicarboxylate N-succinyltransferase, producing the protein MSWQHTLEQLEAGTIRAANKDEHGTWHANVAAKEAILAAFKAGENTAFTGPYQGFVDKHNLPAREMTVADGVRLVPGGSSIRRGAHVSPGVIVMPPAYINVGAFVDEGTMVDSHALIGSCAQIGKNVHVSAAVQIGGVLEPIGASPVIVEDDAFLGAGVVVVEGIVIRKGAVLAPGVTLSASVPVYDCVNHVQLAKGADIPERAVVVPGTRPVSGLWANENGLNMACALIVKYRDEQSDASLTLESVLR; encoded by the coding sequence GTGAGTTGGCAACACACCTTAGAACAATTAGAAGCAGGCACCATTAGAGCGGCTAATAAAGATGAGCATGGTACATGGCATGCAAATGTCGCGGCTAAAGAAGCGATATTAGCGGCTTTCAAAGCTGGAGAAAATACAGCATTTACGGGGCCATACCAAGGATTTGTTGATAAACATAATCTACCCGCCAGAGAAATGACCGTTGCTGACGGTGTGCGCCTTGTACCGGGCGGCTCTTCTATACGTCGAGGTGCACATGTTTCACCTGGCGTAATTGTTATGCCACCAGCTTATATCAATGTGGGGGCATTTGTTGACGAAGGTACCATGGTAGACAGTCACGCTTTGATTGGCTCATGTGCGCAAATTGGTAAAAATGTGCATGTGTCTGCCGCGGTACAAATTGGTGGTGTATTAGAGCCTATTGGTGCGAGCCCTGTAATTGTTGAAGATGACGCATTTCTTGGGGCGGGTGTTGTCGTTGTTGAAGGTATCGTGATCCGCAAAGGGGCAGTGCTTGCTCCGGGCGTAACACTTTCTGCTTCTGTGCCTGTTTACGATTGTGTTAACCATGTGCAACTAGCTAAAGGTGCTGATATTCCTGAACGTGCGGTTGTGGTGCCCGGCACTCGACCGGTATCAGGTTTATGGGCTAATGAAAATGGGTTGAACATGGCTTGTGCGCTGATTGTTAAATATCGTGATGAACAAAGTGATGCTTCATTAACGCTTGAATCAGTACTTCGATAA
- a CDS encoding PLP-dependent decarboxylase → MQHSTGEQLTNNWYQQFQKSEGLQQALSHHVSDNVDELAYFVYDLNALKSHLSSLQQQDVVKLWYAVKANPLSRIIQTVDQAGIQFDVASSGELQQVLDQNVSANRILNTGPAKSRAQLAEFLAKGVNTFVVESPNQLKWLNELANEQSVTPDVLLRVQLQWPDGEKNPLGGNQITPFGMSLDAWKSHHVSLYPHLNICGLHIFQWGNMLSNKTMYALWQQMIEPLVSLAKTLGMSLKILDLGGGLGIDYHEHGQQLHWPDIIADLAKIKQQANVAELWLELGRYAVANCGYYVTSVVDKKVNFDQQQLVLAAGINHLLRPGITEQPFPVRLLRDSSQKNTLFDLHGPLCTSMDKLGNLPLPTDVDIDDRLLFGYVGAYGFTESMPFFLCHQTAAEYVYCEQELSLVRAAKPAQWYLA, encoded by the coding sequence ATGCAGCACTCAACGGGTGAGCAACTAACCAATAACTGGTATCAACAGTTTCAAAAAAGTGAAGGTCTACAACAGGCATTAAGTCATCATGTTAGTGATAATGTCGATGAACTTGCTTACTTTGTTTACGACTTAAATGCATTAAAAAGTCATTTATCTTCCTTACAGCAACAAGATGTAGTGAAACTTTGGTATGCAGTAAAGGCAAACCCTTTATCACGTATTATTCAAACGGTTGATCAAGCAGGGATTCAGTTTGACGTTGCCAGTAGCGGTGAACTACAGCAAGTGCTTGACCAAAATGTGAGTGCTAATCGAATACTCAATACTGGCCCTGCTAAATCGCGCGCTCAACTTGCCGAGTTTCTAGCCAAAGGGGTCAACACGTTTGTTGTTGAAAGTCCTAATCAGCTGAAGTGGTTGAATGAGCTAGCAAATGAGCAGTCGGTAACGCCTGATGTGCTGTTACGAGTACAGTTACAATGGCCTGATGGTGAGAAAAATCCGTTAGGTGGTAACCAAATAACGCCGTTTGGTATGTCATTAGACGCGTGGAAAAGCCATCATGTATCTTTGTATCCGCACCTGAATATATGTGGTCTACATATTTTTCAGTGGGGTAACATGTTGTCGAATAAAACAATGTATGCCCTATGGCAGCAAATGATAGAGCCTTTAGTGTCGCTTGCTAAAACCCTTGGTATGTCGTTAAAAATACTCGATTTAGGTGGTGGTTTAGGGATTGATTACCATGAGCACGGACAACAGTTACATTGGCCAGATATTATTGCCGATCTGGCGAAAATTAAGCAACAGGCAAATGTTGCCGAGCTATGGCTAGAACTTGGTAGATATGCTGTAGCTAATTGTGGTTACTATGTGACCTCAGTGGTTGATAAAAAGGTTAATTTTGACCAACAGCAATTAGTGCTAGCGGCAGGGATTAACCATTTGTTGCGACCGGGGATAACCGAGCAGCCTTTTCCTGTTCGGCTTTTACGTGATTCCTCGCAAAAAAATACGCTATTCGATTTACATGGTCCGTTATGTACCAGTATGGATAAGCTTGGTAACTTACCGTTACCAACGGATGTAGATATAGATGACCGCTTATTATTTGGTTATGTAGGCGCATATGGTTTTACTGAGAGTATGCCATTCTTTTTATGCCATCAAACCGCTGCAGAATATGTTTATTGTGAGCAAGAGCTATCTCTTGTACGTGCAGCAAAGCCTGCGCAGTGGTATCTAGCATAA
- a CDS encoding succinylglutamate desuccinylase/aspartoacylase family protein: MTNFTKDVMHVGEMASGAALTVPVYRLKGDSTAPSVYIQANMHGAEVQGNAVIFQLLELLRNTHVKGDITLVPYANPVGCNHKNGEYTLGRFDPITGVNWNRMYHFSPEMIKPFVRESIGKDDKTIEANFKALMIQSIEQKLNHNIFGLTTGQRIAYQLQRLAHQADLVLDLHTGPISSKHLYCPEYAKESAKHFDIPHTLLIPNQFDGALDEATFCPWWHLQEAFAELGINFSISSASLNKESFTVELGSQEQIDLDVALEDAQSILSYLQYKGVIDAPEYQAKQMTRYACMLKDYKAYYSPMGGMVDYLAEFGQPLPAGEPLARILRMDNYGDGDPLHYLSLDQEVIPILHFASASVNQGTELYKVFTKYFTL, encoded by the coding sequence ATGACAAATTTTACAAAAGACGTGATGCATGTAGGTGAAATGGCCAGTGGCGCAGCACTAACGGTTCCAGTGTATCGACTTAAAGGTGATTCAACAGCGCCGAGTGTATATATTCAGGCGAACATGCACGGTGCAGAAGTACAAGGTAACGCGGTAATTTTCCAATTGCTGGAGTTATTAAGGAATACGCACGTTAAGGGTGATATTACCCTGGTACCGTATGCTAACCCTGTTGGTTGCAACCATAAAAATGGTGAATATACACTAGGTAGGTTTGATCCTATCACCGGCGTTAATTGGAATAGAATGTATCATTTTTCGCCTGAAATGATAAAGCCGTTTGTCCGTGAGAGTATTGGTAAAGACGATAAAACCATTGAGGCGAACTTTAAAGCATTAATGATCCAAAGTATTGAACAAAAACTTAATCACAATATTTTTGGTTTAACGACTGGGCAACGAATCGCTTATCAGCTGCAGCGCTTAGCACACCAAGCAGACCTTGTGCTTGACTTGCATACTGGGCCAATATCTAGCAAACACTTATATTGCCCAGAATACGCAAAAGAAAGCGCTAAACACTTTGATATTCCGCATACCTTGTTGATCCCAAATCAATTTGACGGCGCATTAGATGAAGCAACCTTTTGCCCCTGGTGGCATCTACAAGAAGCTTTCGCAGAGTTAGGTATTAACTTTTCGATTAGCTCTGCTTCATTGAATAAAGAAAGCTTTACCGTTGAACTTGGCTCACAAGAACAAATTGATTTAGATGTGGCTTTAGAAGATGCGCAAAGTATTTTGAGTTACTTACAGTATAAAGGCGTCATTGATGCGCCAGAATACCAAGCAAAACAAATGACTCGTTATGCATGTATGTTAAAAGACTATAAAGCCTATTATTCACCCATGGGCGGAATGGTAGATTATTTGGCTGAATTCGGACAACCTTTGCCTGCTGGCGAGCCGTTAGCAAGAATATTAAGAATGGATAACTATGGTGATGGTGATCCTCTGCATTATTTATCTTTGGATCAAGAAGTTATTCCTATTTTGCACTTTGCATCAGCAAGTGTTAACCAGGGCACTGAACTTTATAAAGTGTTTACTAAGTATTTTACCTTGTAA
- the yjgA gene encoding ribosome biogenesis factor YjgA encodes MPQYEHDIDEFDEDYKSKTEIKREMHAMQDFAMKLVKLSKAQRAKVPFPEEILEALALADKIKNKPEALRRHVRFMSKVLLETDLTDVNQALDIMANKHQQDTSRHLRLEQLRDDLITQGNDKIEAMLKQYPAMERQKLRQLVRQAAKEHNAEKPGKSYRDLFAYIKEHAEE; translated from the coding sequence ATGCCTCAGTACGAACACGATATCGATGAATTCGATGAAGATTATAAAAGTAAAACCGAAATAAAACGTGAAATGCACGCTATGCAAGACTTTGCCATGAAATTGGTTAAGCTTTCCAAAGCACAGCGCGCGAAAGTGCCCTTTCCTGAAGAAATTCTTGAAGCGTTAGCGCTCGCTGACAAAATTAAAAATAAGCCTGAAGCATTACGCCGTCATGTCAGGTTTATGAGTAAAGTGTTACTTGAAACTGATTTAACAGATGTGAATCAAGCATTAGATATAATGGCGAATAAACATCAGCAAGACACCTCACGTCATTTACGTTTAGAACAATTGCGTGATGACCTTATTACTCAAGGTAACGATAAAATTGAAGCCATGCTTAAACAATACCCAGCAATGGAACGACAAAAATTAAGGCAACTTGTCCGCCAAGCAGCTAAAGAGCATAACGCTGAAAAACCGGGTAAATCATATCGAGATCTCTTTGCTTACATCAAAGAACACGCGGAAGAATAA
- the pmbA gene encoding metalloprotease PmbA: protein MTDIKTIPEQMTDVKQTVADALALAKTLGADGAEVSMSRQQGLSVTTRLGDVETVEFTSDGALGITVYQQGRKGSASTADLSQDALNQTVQAAVNIAKYTSVDESSGLADKALLAMQPKDLDLYHPKVLTTEEAIDLANSCEQAALSADDKITNSDGATLACFEGFKVYGNSHGQIVGYPSTRHSLSCVVIAADNDEMQRDYAYSVSREFSQLNAPEAIGKEAANEVLARLNAQKLPTAKVPVMFRADIANTFWGHFIAAISGGNLYRKSSFLLDALGEQIFPSFLTIEEKPHILKGLASSAFDSEGVTTNDREIIKNGDLATYLLTSYSARKLGMTTTGHAGGIHNWQVSANGGDFDAMLKTLGTGLLVTELMGQGVNVVNGDYSRGAAGFWVENGEIAFPVSEVTIAGNLQDMFKNLVAVGNDYDLKGAIKTGSIIIDQMQVAGN, encoded by the coding sequence ATGACCGATATAAAAACAATCCCTGAACAAATGACAGATGTTAAACAAACCGTCGCAGACGCCTTAGCCTTAGCGAAAACACTAGGTGCAGATGGTGCTGAAGTGTCGATGAGCAGACAACAAGGTTTGAGTGTAACAACAAGACTAGGCGATGTTGAAACGGTTGAATTTACCAGTGACGGTGCTTTAGGAATAACGGTTTACCAGCAAGGAAGAAAGGGGAGTGCTTCAACCGCTGATTTATCGCAAGATGCGTTGAATCAAACAGTGCAAGCTGCAGTCAATATTGCTAAATATACGTCAGTGGATGAAAGTTCTGGGCTGGCAGATAAAGCGTTATTGGCAATGCAGCCGAAAGACTTAGATTTATACCACCCTAAAGTATTAACAACGGAAGAAGCGATTGATTTAGCCAATTCCTGTGAACAAGCTGCATTAAGTGCCGATGACAAGATCACTAACTCAGATGGCGCCACTTTGGCTTGTTTTGAGGGTTTTAAAGTTTATGGTAATAGTCATGGTCAGATTGTGGGATACCCAAGTACCCGTCATAGTTTAAGTTGTGTCGTGATAGCCGCAGATAATGACGAAATGCAACGAGATTATGCTTATAGTGTCAGTCGTGAATTTTCACAATTAAATGCTCCGGAAGCTATCGGTAAAGAAGCGGCCAATGAAGTGCTTGCGCGTCTTAATGCACAAAAACTACCGACGGCTAAGGTGCCTGTTATGTTTCGTGCAGATATTGCTAACACCTTTTGGGGACACTTTATTGCCGCTATTAGCGGCGGTAATTTATATCGTAAATCATCATTTTTATTAGATGCATTGGGCGAGCAAATCTTTCCTTCGTTTTTAACGATAGAAGAAAAACCACATATTTTAAAAGGTTTAGCCAGCAGCGCATTTGATAGCGAAGGTGTAACCACGAATGATCGGGAAATTATCAAAAACGGTGATTTAGCCACCTATTTATTAACCAGTTATTCTGCGAGAAAATTAGGCATGACAACAACAGGGCATGCTGGTGGTATTCATAACTGGCAGGTCAGTGCCAATGGTGGTGATTTTGACGCAATGTTAAAAACCTTAGGCACAGGTTTATTAGTGACAGAATTAATGGGCCAAGGTGTTAATGTTGTTAACGGCGATTATTCAAGAGGAGCAGCAGGTTTTTGGGTTGAAAATGGTGAAATTGCTTTTCCTGTTTCTGAAGTCACGATTGCAGGCAACCTACAAGACATGTTTAAAAATTTAGTGGCTGTTGGTAACGATTACGACCTAAAAGGCGCTATTAAAACCGGTTCAATTATTATTGATCAAATGCAAGTCGCTGGAAATTAA
- the mgtE gene encoding magnesium transporter, giving the protein MPEVSEQEQSQQRLQQVNEALGSGMFVYVRKLLQNMPAYDLALLLESSPNKSRTILWQLIDPDHHGEVLEELSEEVRKGILKNIRPEKLAEVAEGMDVDDLAEVLRTLPDTVYNEVLNSMDSQDRSRVEQALSYEEDTAGGIMNTDTITIRPDVTVDVVLRYLRLKGELPVATDSFYVVDRNDKFIGAVSLAAIVTAKPEESISTLIHADIEAVNVEMPETEVAQLFERYDWFSAPVIDDNGRLLGRITVDDIVDIIREEAEHSMMSMAGLDDEADTFAPILKSTQRRSIWLGVNLITAIFAVVVSNMFEDILSQLTILAILNTLVPSMGGVAGNQTLTLVIRGIALGHVGDSNSRVLLMKELAVGFLNGIIWAILIAAVVGIWKQDIILAGIIAFAMLMNMTAAGIAGVTIPLMLKRMNIDPALAGSVILTTITDVVGIFAFLGTAALLLG; this is encoded by the coding sequence ATGCCGGAAGTGTCAGAACAAGAACAAAGCCAACAACGCCTACAACAAGTCAATGAAGCGCTTGGCAGCGGTATGTTTGTTTATGTCCGCAAACTACTACAAAACATGCCCGCTTATGATCTCGCTCTACTGCTTGAGTCGTCCCCAAATAAAAGTCGTACTATTTTATGGCAACTTATCGATCCTGATCATCATGGCGAAGTATTAGAAGAGTTAAGTGAAGAAGTACGTAAAGGCATCTTAAAAAATATCCGTCCAGAAAAGTTAGCAGAAGTTGCTGAAGGTATGGATGTTGATGATCTTGCAGAGGTGTTAAGAACACTACCAGATACTGTCTATAACGAAGTGCTAAATTCAATGGATTCGCAAGATCGAAGCCGTGTAGAACAAGCACTTTCATACGAAGAAGATACCGCTGGTGGTATCATGAATACCGATACCATCACGATACGTCCTGACGTAACCGTGGATGTTGTACTCAGGTATTTACGTTTAAAGGGCGAATTACCTGTCGCCACCGATTCTTTTTATGTCGTTGACCGTAATGATAAATTTATTGGTGCTGTATCACTTGCAGCTATCGTTACCGCAAAGCCAGAAGAGTCTATTTCAACGTTAATTCATGCGGATATTGAAGCCGTAAATGTTGAAATGCCCGAAACAGAAGTTGCGCAACTCTTTGAACGTTATGATTGGTTCTCTGCCCCGGTGATTGATGATAACGGTCGTTTATTAGGTCGGATTACTGTAGATGATATTGTCGATATCATCCGTGAAGAAGCCGAGCACTCTATGATGAGTATGGCGGGTCTTGATGATGAAGCGGATACGTTTGCGCCTATATTAAAAAGTACTCAACGCCGCTCTATATGGCTAGGTGTTAACTTAATAACCGCTATTTTTGCCGTTGTTGTGTCTAACATGTTTGAAGATATTTTAAGCCAATTAACCATTCTCGCCATTTTAAACACACTCGTTCCTAGCATGGGCGGTGTTGCAGGCAATCAAACGCTAACACTAGTGATCCGCGGTATCGCACTTGGCCACGTTGGTGATTCAAACTCCCGCGTATTGTTAATGAAAGAGTTAGCCGTTGGCTTTTTGAATGGCATTATTTGGGCAATTTTAATTGCCGCGGTAGTAGGTATTTGGAAACAAGACATAATACTCGCCGGTATTATTGCTTTTGCTATGTTAATGAATATGACTGCAGCTGGGATAGCAGGGGTTACTATCCCACTTATGCTCAAACGAATGAATATTGATCCTGCATTAGCAGGAAGCGTGATATTAACAACCATTACTGACGTAGTGGGCATTTTTGCCTTCTTAGGTACAGCAGCATTACTGCTGGGTTAA
- a CDS encoding HPr family phosphocarrier protein — protein sequence MAHFSRSIIISNKLGIHARPATKLAQLTQQFKATVMIELEGKQVDASSIMGLMLLAGSQGKTVIVHTEGPDAKRALDEVHQLFSNKFDEEE from the coding sequence ATGGCTCACTTTTCTCGCTCAATCATAATCAGCAACAAATTAGGGATACACGCTCGACCTGCCACTAAGTTAGCGCAATTAACTCAACAATTTAAAGCAACGGTAATGATTGAGTTAGAGGGTAAGCAAGTTGATGCCAGTAGCATAATGGGTTTAATGTTACTTGCCGGTAGCCAGGGTAAAACAGTGATTGTTCATACTGAGGGCCCTGACGCTAAGCGTGCATTAGATGAAGTACACCAACTATTTTCTAACAAGTTCGATGAAGAAGAATAA